GCAATATTCGATATGCAGTGAACAATGGCACTTTGCATTTTCATACCTGCCCGTTGCTTATTGTGCCTATTTCATTACTCTTatcaaatttgaaaaaaaaagtgTGTCTGCATAATGTCAATGCCGTGTTGAAACTCAAACATCACACAAGGAGGGAACCTGTTTTACTTATCTCAATACACTTTGCATTTGTTTTTTGTTGAAATTGTCAGATGTTAAATGGTATTTACAAAACTGAAATGATATCACTATAATTTTCAAATGACTGCTGTATATTTTTCATTTATATCACTTATTATGAAGTTAATTTTCATAAATCACCTCCTTTCCTTGCAGGTTATCATCCACCCCAACTTGTGTCCTGACACCGAGGAATGCTTTGTGAAGAATCGTCATGGATAAACACTAGACCCATAGCATAGAGACAGACAGAAACAGCGAAGAAATACAGATAGATAccgtctttttttttttgaaaaacccATAGATACACAGTCTAGACAGAGGTACGATCAATTAACATCTTTATTCTTTCAAATAGCAGAGTGGGGCATCATCATTTGATCGTTCCATAGTCTGACTTGTAACATTAAATAGTCATATTTTTTGCCAGACAACGCTGCAACTAATACAGCTTATGCAAATCACTTTTTTTTTGTTGGAAAGTTGAGATAGATCTTGGAAATGTGAAAAACAATTGCACTTCTTTCTCACAAATAAATAAAACCTGCCACATAAAAGTTTTCAAGAAAAAGTAAACAAGCACGCCAAGCCTTTGCTTATACTCAATTTGCTCGGATACACAAAAAACACGGTACAAAGAACTCCTTTGCTTATACTCAATCTGAAATCAGTTTTACAACTACCAGCACCGCTGCCGAGGGCGTTTTACAACAGTGATCGTTTTACCGAACCGTTCTGAGGTATGGTGTGCCCATTCACAAATCTTGTCCTCAGGTATGTCTAAATTCACAAAGGCACGGCAAAATGGTACTCTTTAACTATCGGTTCAATGGTCACATGCTCGAGCGCAGCACCCATTTCCAAAATGCCACACAGCAGCTCGACCTGAGCCCGGTAGCAACGGAACCCACTCATGTAGACCGTCTTGAGGTGATCGAGGTGGCACACAGGGTAGGAAACTGCCTCACCACGCCAACAGCTGCCATCAATCACATTATACATCTGTTTCTCAAAGACAAATTTGTAAGTATTCCATAGCCAAATAGTTCCTTGTCTAGTTCCATCCATGCAATTCTTGCTAAATCAAAAGGAAGCTAGTGTTCATCAACAAAGAAAGAAAAGCAAAAACAAGACAGCAGACTACTCACATGTAATTCCAGTGTCTCCAGATGGCGTGCCAAAGCCAAATACCAGGCCAGCTGAAGAATTCCGCTGTAGCTATTTGGATCCTTAGTGAAAATAGTTATTTCATAAGCCAGGTGCCTCAAATTCATAAACATACATGTTGCCCTTGTTGTCAATATATGCACCTGAAACATGACCAAAACAAATAATAAAAGATTAACACGCCCATTAGAGCAGGTAAGAAGTGAGCAAAGATAATAATTAAGATGCCCTAAAAAGAAGATAATAACAGCTACCTGTGAGGACCACACCGGTTTATTGATGTGCATATTAGCATGCACATTGAGCACCTTCACTGCCGAAATACTGGGAATTCCACTGAATACATGGCCCACTGAAACAAGGACCGAACAGAAGGGCAATCTTGAGCAACTAAAGCCTCAAGAGGGAAGTGATAAACCTGTTGGGTTGCTCCTACATTGTTCATTTGTGGCCACAGGTTCATATCTAGAATCCTAGCCTTCGATACAAGGCCAAAGCTAATCCACCTATCAAGATTACCTGAGTGATCCTTCCAAAGGCTGCCTTTGATGCTGAATTTATTGAGCCCTATTCCACTGTGCTGCTGAATAATAGAATTTACTGTCTCAATGAACATTGCGCTTTCTATTTTGATACTATCATCATCAGTGGACCAGTCTTTGGTGTCATCAAAGCAAAGATTAGGATAACGTGTCCAGAGCTTTCTCCAGCTTCTAGACAGAATGCTTGTCCTGGCAGCCTCTTTGAGTGGCAGAAGCGACAATACAAGAAGTTGAATTTCCTGTGACAAGGCAGGCAAATAAGAAAGGGATCAACTGTAATCAAAACCACCTGATAGGCATGAAAGAGGCAAAGCACTCAGAGTGAGGACACACAATGATTTAAGCGCACTGCAACATATCAGATTTCAATTTCTTTTATAATAAAAAAAACGAGCATGTGCATGCAAATTATAAAACTGAAACAGATATGAAAGCTAGCGCAGAAAACTTAAACACACTAGGGGAGCAACCTAAGCCGATTGAAACCGTTCAAAACTTGCATGTTAATTCAAGCAAATTTCAGTCAGCGATGAATGCGCTAAAAAAATCAAATATGCATCAGATTTTCATACGAAGAACATTAGGTTGTGTGGGAGGACTGTACTATGTCGTAAGGGGAGGACGGAGCGGAACATGATAGTGTAGTGTAAAGTGTGTCATCAGCACTGCGAGGAGCTCCAAAAATATTCCCGAATCGTCTGGTTGCTCCTCCATCTACTCGTCCGATTCCCCCGACCCGACCCAACGAAGCGGAAGCGGAAGGCTTTACCTCGGGGAGGTCCTCCATGCGGAAGGAGAAGGACGGCGACAGCCGCGGCGGTGGCGCACGTGCGTCGCTGACGCCGCCGCGGTGCTCCACCTATCTCCTCAGCTTGACGCCGGTGCTCCGCCGCTTCCTGTCATCGCTGGGCTGGCGGTGGCTGCGACTGCAGGCCGCGGCTCTCGTGGTGGATTGCCTTTTTTCTTTAGGAATTCCTTTTTCTTTGAGAGAAAGGGTTGGAATTTTATTAACAAAGTAAAAGTACTTTTACATCCAGCCCCCCAAAAGGGCACCCCTCATTCCCTCAAGAAACAAAAAATTACAGCTAAATCCTCTGCAAGAGCACACCCTGTCCCTGAGATGGAAACTCAAGGAATCGCACAGCCCACCaagcccagcagccggcccatcGGATAACAGCAGGAGCAGCGCGCGCACACGCAGAAAGCCATGGTGCTTTGCGTTTTATATGTTtcgttttgttttttttttctaccCCGAGGCTAAGAATATCATACTAGTATTCGGCATTTTGTCAAACTAAATCTatattttaaaataaatgaatTCAACACATGAAAAAATAAGTTCaacattttttaaaaaaataatgaAAAAGTATGTTACAAATGTTGAATGGTATATTTTGAAATGTTGAAACTAGTATATTGAAATGTTGAAGTGTTAAAATCAAAAATTAAAATAACATATTGGATTCCATATTGTTGCATTAATTCCAAATAATACTATGATTCAAACGGATTTCAAATTGGATACATGTTTTGAGAGAAAAGATCCTTTAAAGTTTTGAAGTTTGTTTGGCATCCCATCCACCTCCCTCCTCTCCTATGGCGACACCTGTCCTTCCACCCATGCAGCGGCGCGCCTGCTCGGATCAAACTCGTCCATACCAGAGCATCTCAGCAGTTTCTCAGCGAACATCTCCTCATAAGATACTATTAAATAATATCCTAatactatttttatttttattgaaAGAGATACTTTTACAGTTTCTCAATAATCTCATCTCAATACAACTAACATATTAACATAATATATTGAAAGACCTAAAATTCTCCCTTTATTTGAGAGGAGTTAGATAAAATATTAGGGTAACGCAGTAATTATTGGGGAAAGATAAAAGTTTTAGGAAATTGCTAGAGCAAATTTTTCTCCCAATATTATCAGCTTATTGGAGATAATGAGACTGCTGGAGATGCTCTGGGTTAGCACAAATCTCATACAGCAGAAGATGTGTAGGAATTGCGGTCCCTGTGCCCGTGGCCAGGTCGTGGAGGAATTCTTTTTTAGGAAAATTGACTTGGTTGTTGGACTGGTTTCATTTTTTGCGCTGGGCTGGGCTGCCATGTTTGGGCCTACACGTTCACTAGGAATTGGTCCAGTCCAAAGCAGCAGTCCGCAATTGGCTCTCCTGTTTGGAGCTTTGGGCCCAGGCCCTCTACTATAGTAGAATTCTTAGAGCTGGAGCTGCAGTCTTCTCCAAATCTCCCGAAGCATGCCATAAAGATTGTTGCTGGGATCTTTATCATCTTTGCATGAAGAAGAATGTTTCTTTGCAGAAATTTTGATAGATCTTGGTTTTGAAAAGTCTCTTCGTTTCTCATCAACATAGAATCTCTTGCAAAGCTCATTTCTCAAGTAAACAAATAAAACTTGCCACAAGAAGTTCTCAAGATAAGATTAAAACAACAAATCCTTTTCTTGTCATTCCTCTCATGGAAACAAAGTACACACAACAGTACATAGCAATCCTTGGCTTATACTCAACCTGAAACCAGTAAAAGTGGTATGCAGCACTGCACTGGTGGGCGTTTCTACGACAGTGATCGCTTTACCAAACCGCTCTGAGGTAAGGTGCGCCCATTCACAAATCTCATTCCGAGGAATGCCTAGATTCATCAGGTCACCGCTATATGGTAATCTCACCATTGGTTCAATGGTCACTTGCTCGAGCACAGCACCCATTTCCAGGATGCCACAAAGCAGCTCGACCTGAGCCCGGTAGCACCGGAAACCACTCATGTAAACCGTCTTGAGGTGATCATGGCGGCGCATACGGTAGGAGACTCCCTCACCACGCCAGCAGCGACCAACAGACACATGATAGATCATCTGTTTCACAAAGACAACTCTGTCAGTATTGCAATCTCCATAGCCAAATAATTGTATTTTCTTAGGTCCATCCACGACTAAACCCACAGATGTTGCCTACTGTTCAGTAGCAaagaaaggaagaaagaaaggcAAACAAAAGCAAGATAGGAAACCACTCACGTCCAATTCCAGCGTCTCTAGATGTGGCGCAGAAGCCAAATACTGAGACAGCTGAAGAAGTCCACTGTGGCTATTTGGACCTCTTGTAAAAATAATTATTTCATAAGTCAGATGCCTCAAGTTCAGAAACATGCATGCTGGTCTTGTTATCAACGTATGCACCTGAGACATCACCAAAACAAATACAGAACATTAACACCTCCAGATGAACAGCTAGTAAGCAAGCAAAGATAATGATAAACATCAGGTACCTGTGAGGACCAGACCGGGAAATTTGTGCATATATTAGCATGCACGTGGAGCACCTTGACTGACGAAACACTGGAAATTCCATGGAATACATGGCCCAGTACTTTATTATTGTCTTCTTCAAGCCATGTCTGGTGAAAGTTCAGGGTTGCCTTCTGTAATCTTGAGCAACCATGAAGCATAATAGGAATTgcagtacctttgtactcaaaATGAGAAAGATTAGGAACATGAAACTCAACCATCTGGATACGCATATTGGAAATTAGCAAATTTCTAAGTTTATGGATTTGGTGTGGAATATTCAGATCAGTCACCCCCCAAGCACGCAATGACCTCCAAGTCCTCGAGACTGGAACAATTTAATAGCAAGCCTGAAAGATCTCCAATAATTTGAATGCAGTGCAAACGAAGGCTTCTGAGTGTTGTAAAGCCACATATATCCAAGTGTGGCTTTATAGAAACATTGGTGAGAAACAAGCACTGGATAAAAGGGCGATCTTGAGCACCTAAAGCCTCAAGAGGGAAGTGGTGAACTTGCTTGGTTGGTCCTACATAATTTCGTTTTGGCCACAGGTTCACATCTATAATCTTAGCCTTTGATGCAGTGGCAAAGCAAATCCACCTGTTAAGAATATCTGAATCCATCTGAAGGTTGCACCTGATACTGAATTTATTGAGCCCTATTCCACTGTGCTGCTGAATAATAGAATTTACTGTCTCAATGAACTTTGCTCTTTCTATTTTGACACTATCAATACCACTGGATCCATCTTTGGTGCCATCAAAGCATAGATTAGGATACCGTGTCCAGAGCTTTCTCCAGTTTCTTGACACAACACTGGTCCTTGCAGCCTCTTTTAGTGACAGCAGCGACAATACAAGAGGTTGAATTTCCTGCAACAAGAAAGGATACAAGGGTTTAATTTTGATCAAAACACCTGACAGGCATGATAATCATTAGTACTCATGAGGCAGGACACAGTGATTTAAGTCTAACTCCAAAGGGATTTTCCTTTTTTATTCCAAGGAAAACCTAAGCACATTGCAAATCCGAACCAAAACAGATAAGATAGTGCAGAAGAACCAACATACTAAAAAGAAATGCATCTGCTACCAGTCTAACACAAAATTCAGCAAGGATTATATTATACCAAATTACAAAAGGATGATGAATACAGTGAAGAAACAAACTACACCAGATTATGCTGTGAAAAACTAGGTCCATGAACATTGGAAGCAATCAGGCTAAAATTTGGGCATCAGATGAGCGGGAGAACTGTATGATCTATGGGGACAATGCAGAAGATATGTCCTAGGGATCTGAAACACAATTAGGAGGAAACTCAAAAGGTATGGATAACTAGATG
The Panicum hallii strain FIL2 chromosome 6, PHallii_v3.1, whole genome shotgun sequence genome window above contains:
- the LOC112897380 gene encoding uncharacterized protein LOC112897380 isoform X1, coding for MEDLPEEIQLLVLSLLPLKEAARTSILSRSWRKLWTRYPNLCFDDTKDWSTDDDSIKIESAMFIETVNSIIQQHSGIGLNKFSIKGSLWKDHSVGHVFSGIPSISAVKVLNVHANMHINKPVWSSQVHILTTRATCMFMNLRHLAYEITIFTKDPNSYSGILQLAWYLALARHLETLELHMYNVIDGSCWRGEAVSYPVCHLDHLKTVYMSGFRCYRAQVELLCGILEMGAALEHVTIEPIVKEYHFAVPL
- the LOC112897380 gene encoding F-box/LRR-repeat protein At1g48400-like isoform X2 encodes the protein MEDLPEEIQLLVLSLLPLKEAARTSILSRSWRKLWTRYPNLCFDDTKDWSTDDDSIKIESAMFIETVNSIIQQHSGIGLNKFSIKGSLWKDHSVGHVFSGIPSISAVKVLNVHANMHINKPVWSSQVHILTTRATCMFMNLRHLAYEITIFTKDPNSYSGILQLAWYLALARHLETLELHLLAW
- the LOC112898445 gene encoding LOW QUALITY PROTEIN: F-box/LRR-repeat protein At3g59210-like (The sequence of the model RefSeq protein was modified relative to this genomic sequence to represent the inferred CDS: deleted 1 base in 1 codon), whose translation is MTEIQPLVLSLLSLKEAARTSVVSRNWRKLWTRYPNLCFDGTKDGSSGIDSVKIERAKFIETVNSIIQQHSGIGLNKFSIRCNLQMDSDILNRWICFATASKAKIIDVNLWPKRNYVGPTKQVHHFPLEALGAQDRPFIQCLFLTNVSIKPHLDICGFTTLRSLRLHCIQIIGDLSGLLLNCSSLEDLEVIACLGVTDLNIPHQIHKLRNLLISNMRIQMVEFHVPNLSHFEYKGTAIPIMLHGCSRLQKATLNFHQTWLEEDNNKVLGHVFHGISSVSSVKVLHVHANICTNFPVWSSQVHTLITRPACMFLNLRHLTYEIIIFTRGPNSHSGLLQLSQYLASAPHLETLELDMIYHVSVGRCWRGEGVSYRMRRHDHLKTVYMSGFRCYRAQVELLCGILEMGAVLEQVTIEPMVRLPYSGDLMNLGIPRNEICEWAHLTSERFGKAITVVETPTSAVLHTTFTGFRLSISQGLLCTVVCTLFP